One segment of Spiroplasma cantharicola DNA contains the following:
- a CDS encoding lipoprotein produces the protein MKKLLNILTSVTLIGSAATSVAACGNGGGGKEPDLSSLQKEMLKGSEFISRLIVAGRHENLNYNINEILSIFLTPTPTAMNMPVSYKYKGESINMATNINKFKNYLAPSLNYYNGDYYAGMFASYIMGMYDNEFYDEIINGVDGAYYFRDTFSKKGNQGYNKNGNNAMGYAAGLGNDINLSKNEDRRNLAWGIQDTGALSNYLLNLGFDGANPTDTNGTAGVKTASAEGKKGGTNGSGYAWYNSILMSGKATQSVDFKNDKSLISNNKLKEENYIVANDENQSTINGNKFNSTGALITKVAGEQNVNGFISLFGSMLENLSDTKNGAFIMAEFMNILFPMITQDFSVWNPVPETQTMMQGVGMSLISNVWRGIKNIDSSLISNYPDLIEKIDNLNDAPTKFGLAHYSKLEEMYKTANNDKMEQGKNAKFIVEIIDELIKIYENTENKEEFNQKFFIEKSSPFYKAYSSIMEYIGEENWIISMQGKNDNGGINLLNFARGAYNIFSNSEIMQEFELIINEFKDEKNFRDLTNVQKNKFLELIGWSEDGYEEGSLGARLYNGFTNEKVIGQKDFADFFAGFKDSVANAMAKVHEPVLQYINDDKYWKVNNFKISTTSNTQLSGKMEFTLDYNGIGDVTSNASKQTKKVEVGQKFNPYQTLEKHQQKEIEELKKLDKLDEEKLKNSGKILGLEQKIITKDDLAKYDGLGNYQDYKPVKNSYKIVWENISKNQESPYWVITSLKSFNADGEEFYNIY, from the coding sequence ATGAAAAAATTATTAAATATATTAACTTCAGTAACCTTAATCGGCTCAGCTGCTACTTCAGTTGCAGCATGTGGAAATGGTGGAGGAGGTAAAGAACCAGATCTATCAAGTTTACAAAAGGAAATGTTAAAAGGGTCAGAATTTATCTCTAGGCTTATAGTTGCAGGTAGACATGAAAACTTAAATTACAATATTAATGAAATATTATCAATTTTTTTAACACCAACTCCAACAGCTATGAATATGCCTGTTTCATACAAATATAAAGGTGAAAGCATAAATATGGCAACTAATATTAACAAATTTAAAAATTATCTAGCACCTTCATTAAATTATTATAATGGTGATTATTATGCAGGTATGTTTGCAAGTTACATTATGGGAATGTATGACAATGAATTTTATGATGAAATTATAAATGGTGTAGATGGAGCTTATTATTTTAGAGATACTTTTTCAAAAAAGGGAAATCAAGGGTACAACAAAAATGGTAACAATGCTATGGGGTATGCTGCGGGATTAGGGAATGACATTAACTTATCAAAAAATGAAGATAGAAGAAATTTAGCTTGAGGTATTCAAGATACTGGTGCATTATCAAATTATTTATTGAATTTAGGCTTTGATGGAGCTAATCCAACAGATACAAATGGAACAGCAGGAGTAAAAACAGCGTCAGCAGAGGGTAAAAAAGGTGGAACAAATGGATCAGGATATGCTTGATATAATTCAATTTTGATGAGTGGAAAAGCTACACAGTCTGTTGATTTTAAAAATGATAAAAGTTTAATTTCTAACAATAAACTTAAAGAAGAAAATTATATAGTAGCAAATGATGAAAATCAATCAACAATTAATGGAAATAAGTTTAATTCTACAGGTGCTCTAATTACTAAAGTTGCTGGTGAACAAAATGTCAATGGTTTTATTAGTTTATTTGGGTCAATGTTAGAAAATTTATCTGATACAAAAAATGGAGCCTTTATTATGGCAGAATTTATGAATATTTTATTTCCAATGATTACTCAGGATTTTAGCGTATGAAACCCAGTTCCAGAAACACAAACAATGATGCAAGGTGTTGGTATGTCTTTAATATCAAATGTTTGAAGGGGAATTAAAAATATTGACAGTAGTTTAATTAGTAATTATCCAGACTTAATTGAAAAAATTGATAATTTAAACGATGCTCCTACAAAATTTGGACTAGCTCATTATTCCAAATTAGAAGAGATGTACAAAACTGCAAATAATGATAAAATGGAACAAGGTAAAAATGCAAAGTTTATTGTAGAAATAATTGATGAATTAATTAAAATTTATGAAAATACAGAAAATAAAGAAGAATTTAATCAAAAGTTTTTTATAGAAAAATCATCACCATTTTATAAAGCATATAGTTCAATAATGGAATATATTGGTGAAGAAAATTGAATAATTTCTATGCAAGGTAAAAATGATAATGGTGGAATTAACCTTTTAAACTTTGCGAGGGGAGCTTATAACATATTTTCAAATAGTGAAATTATGCAAGAATTTGAATTAATTATAAATGAGTTTAAAGATGAAAAAAACTTTAGAGACTTAACAAATGTGCAAAAAAATAAATTCTTAGAACTTATTGGATGATCAGAAGATGGATATGAAGAAGGTTCTTTAGGTGCAAGATTATATAATGGGTTTACTAATGAAAAGGTGATAGGACAAAAAGACTTTGCAGATTTCTTTGCTGGATTTAAAGATTCTGTTGCAAATGCAATGGCAAAAGTACATGAGCCAGTTTTACAATATATTAACGATGACAAATATTGAAAAGTTAATAATTTTAAAATTAGTACAACAAGTAACACACAATTATCTGGAAAAATGGAATTCACTCTTGATTATAATGGTATAGGTGATGTAACTTCTAATGCAAGTAAACAAACTAAAAAAGTAGAAGTTGGACAAAAATTTAATCCATATCAAACTCTTGAAAAACATCAACAAAAAGAAATTGAAGAACTTAAAAAATTAGATAAATTGGATGAAGAAAAACTTAAAAATTCTGGAAAAATTTTAGGTTTAGAGCAAAAAATTATTACAAAAGATGATCTTGCAAAGTATGATGGTCTTGGAAACTATCAAGATTACAAACCAGTAAAAAATTCATATAAAATAGTTTGAGAAAATATCTCTAAAAATCAAGAATCACCTTATTGAGTGATTACTTCACTAAAGTCATTTAATGCTGATGGAGAAGAATTCTATAATATTTATTAA
- the alaS gene encoding alanine--tRNA ligase, protein MKKLSANEIRKMWLDFFKSKNHYFLEPVSLVPVEDPSLLWINSGVATLKPYFDGRMNPPSPRLTNSQKSIRTNDIENVGVTARHQTMFEMLGNFSIGDYFKKEAIEFAWELLTSPKWFDIDPELLYITVFNEDKEAYDVWTKIIKIKEDHIFKGTRETNFWDVGQGPCGPNTEIFFDRGEKWDPKKIGSKLLKDDIENDRYIEIWNIVFSQFNNDGNNNYTELPRKNIDTGAGFERLVSIFQDAPTNFETDIFFPTIKQVEKMCSKEFKYSIDNYYNENKEQTKINTGFKVIADHVRAVVFAISDGVFPGNKDRGYIIRRLIRRSSVYGRKLGIKEAFLYKLVDKVIEAMKNFYPYLIEKKDIVKEVIKQEELRFLKTLSKGYEHLESIIKTEKKVSGKNALLLFESFGFPIELTTEIATQANVKIDLKGYEKLLEETKELARSSRKDDKAWNKQSAILTGLKEESEFVGYDLEECDSKINFIFEDESKLQSATNQVVFITLTKTPFYAEKGGQAADNGYLIDKQENRHLVMDVKNGPNGQHIHKVQVNGTLKIGDIVKASIDSEKRFYTMKNHSGTHILQAAIQEILGKEALQNGSYNDENGLRIDISYNRLPTVDELAKIHSVIAREINNKIPREIIYCSLKEAIDKHKALALFTEKYGENVRVIKFGSFSCELCGGTHVANTKDIEDLLITNVESKGSGVFRYHAVTSHKEVVNYLNEQFTKQKLEIQTLIDKFNNFKLKVKNKTIETQINEIMSLKVNKENVIVIKQKVNDLKNLFKIYQREIEELLIEEKLSQYSDISPIKKDNINWIELETNNLEMKEMKSLSDKLQNKFDNLIIMLWNIKEKVLVVSVNEAIAKDNSAIELFNNNKKFKVKGGGNSTFAQGKII, encoded by the coding sequence ATGAAGAAACTTTCTGCAAATGAAATTAGAAAAATGTGATTGGATTTTTTTAAATCAAAAAACCATTATTTTTTAGAACCTGTTAGTTTAGTTCCAGTTGAAGATCCAAGCTTATTGTGAATAAATTCTGGAGTTGCTACTTTGAAACCATATTTTGATGGAAGAATGAATCCACCATCACCAAGATTAACAAACTCTCAAAAATCTATTAGAACAAATGATATTGAAAATGTTGGAGTTACAGCACGTCACCAAACAATGTTTGAAATGTTAGGTAATTTTTCAATTGGAGATTACTTTAAAAAAGAAGCTATTGAATTTGCATGAGAACTTTTAACTTCTCCAAAATGATTTGATATAGATCCAGAACTATTATATATAACAGTTTTTAATGAAGATAAAGAAGCATATGATGTATGGACAAAAATTATTAAAATTAAAGAAGACCATATTTTTAAAGGAACAAGAGAAACAAACTTTTGAGATGTAGGCCAAGGGCCATGTGGACCAAATACAGAAATATTTTTTGATCGTGGTGAAAAATGAGATCCCAAAAAAATCGGTTCAAAACTTTTAAAAGATGATATTGAAAATGATCGTTATATTGAAATTTGAAATATTGTATTTTCACAATTTAATAATGATGGTAATAATAATTACACTGAATTACCACGAAAAAATATTGATACGGGAGCAGGATTTGAAAGATTAGTTTCAATCTTTCAAGATGCCCCAACAAATTTTGAAACTGATATCTTTTTCCCAACAATTAAACAAGTAGAAAAAATGTGTAGTAAAGAATTTAAATATTCTATTGATAATTATTATAATGAAAATAAAGAGCAAACAAAAATTAATACAGGTTTTAAAGTAATTGCAGATCATGTAAGAGCAGTTGTTTTTGCAATAAGTGATGGAGTTTTTCCTGGCAATAAAGATAGAGGTTATATTATAAGAAGACTTATAAGAAGAAGTTCTGTTTATGGAAGAAAACTAGGCATTAAAGAAGCATTTTTATATAAATTAGTAGATAAAGTAATAGAAGCTATGAAAAACTTTTATCCTTATTTAATTGAAAAAAAAGATATTGTTAAAGAAGTGATTAAACAAGAAGAATTAAGATTTTTAAAAACACTTTCAAAAGGTTATGAGCACTTAGAATCTATTATAAAAACAGAAAAAAAAGTAAGTGGTAAAAATGCTTTATTACTTTTTGAATCATTTGGTTTTCCAATTGAATTGACTACAGAAATAGCAACTCAGGCAAATGTTAAAATTGATTTAAAAGGCTATGAGAAACTTTTAGAAGAAACAAAAGAATTAGCAAGAAGTTCAAGAAAAGATGATAAAGCTTGGAACAAACAATCAGCAATATTGACAGGGTTAAAAGAAGAAAGTGAATTTGTGGGTTATGATTTAGAAGAGTGTGATTCAAAAATTAATTTTATTTTTGAAGATGAATCAAAATTACAATCAGCAACAAATCAAGTTGTATTTATAACTTTAACAAAGACACCATTTTATGCTGAAAAAGGTGGTCAAGCTGCAGACAATGGTTATTTAATTGATAAGCAAGAAAATCGTCACTTAGTAATGGATGTAAAAAATGGTCCTAATGGACAACATATACATAAAGTTCAAGTAAATGGAACTTTAAAAATTGGAGATATTGTGAAAGCCTCAATTGATAGTGAAAAGCGCTTTTATACAATGAAAAATCACTCAGGAACACATATTTTACAAGCAGCAATTCAAGAAATACTTGGCAAAGAAGCGTTACAAAATGGTAGTTATAATGATGAAAATGGTTTAAGAATTGATATTTCTTATAACAGATTGCCAACTGTAGATGAACTTGCAAAAATTCATTCAGTTATAGCAAGAGAAATAAATAATAAAATTCCTAGAGAAATTATCTATTGTTCTTTAAAAGAAGCCATAGATAAACATAAAGCTTTAGCATTATTTACAGAAAAATATGGTGAAAATGTTAGAGTAATTAAATTTGGATCATTTTCTTGTGAACTTTGTGGGGGGACTCATGTTGCCAATACAAAAGATATAGAAGACTTATTAATTACTAATGTAGAATCTAAAGGTAGTGGTGTATTTAGATATCACGCAGTAACTAGTCATAAAGAAGTAGTGAACTATTTAAACGAGCAGTTCACTAAACAAAAATTAGAAATTCAAACTTTAATTGATAAATTTAATAATTTTAAATTAAAAGTAAAAAATAAGACAATTGAAACTCAAATTAATGAGATTATGTCCTTAAAAGTGAATAAAGAAAATGTAATAGTTATAAAACAAAAAGTAAATGATTTGAAAAACTTATTTAAAATATATCAAAGAGAAATTGAAGAATTATTAATTGAAGAGAAATTATCACAGTATTCAGATATTAGTCCAATTAAAAAAGACAATATTAATTGAATTGAATTAGAAACTAATAACCTTGAAATGAAGGAAATGAAATCTCTTTCAGATAAATTGCAAAATAAATTTGACAACTTAATTATTATGCTTTGAAATATAAAAGAAAAGGTTTTAGTAGTATCAGTAAATGAAGCAATTGCAAAGGATAATAGTGCAATTGAATTATTTAATAATAATAAAAAATTTAAAGTAAAGGGTGGAGGAAATAGTACCTTTGCCCAAGGTAAAATTATTTAA
- the guaB gene encoding IMP dehydrogenase, which produces MNKNDLNGKIISEGITFDDVLLVPRYSEVLPNDVCLKTKLTKNIELNIPIISSAMDTVTESKLAIEMARCGGIGIIHKNLSIEEQSLEVQKVKRNESGFITDPITITKETIVQEANEIMATYKISGLPVVDNDGKLIGILTNRDLKYFEDFQAKVDVIMTKENLITGNPSTTLEQAKAVLLKNRIEKLPIVDANNTLVGLITTKDIDKAIDHPNACKDEKGRLRVGAAVGVGEDYMHRVDELVKAQADVIVIDSAHGHSKGIIDVIKAIRTKYKDLEIIAGNVCTAQGAEALYKAGANGIKVGVGPGSICTTRVVAGVGVPQITAINDVFNWAKDKDITIIADGGVKYSGDIVKALAAGAHSVMMGSIFAGTEESPGEEIIANGKKYKTYVGMGSLVAMKRGSSDRYFQKGAKKLVPEGIEARVPFKGKMREVVFQLMGGLKSGMGYTGSKGIEELRLETKFVKITNASLKESHPHDVELTKEAPNYNK; this is translated from the coding sequence ATGAATAAAAATGATTTGAATGGAAAAATAATTAGTGAAGGAATTACTTTTGATGATGTTTTATTAGTACCAAGATACTCTGAAGTATTGCCTAATGATGTTTGTTTAAAAACAAAATTAACAAAAAATATAGAACTTAATATTCCGATAATAAGTTCAGCTATGGATACTGTCACTGAATCAAAACTTGCAATTGAAATGGCAAGATGTGGTGGTATTGGAATTATTCATAAAAATTTATCAATAGAAGAACAATCTTTAGAAGTTCAAAAAGTTAAAAGAAATGAATCAGGGTTTATAACTGACCCAATTACAATTACAAAAGAAACAATTGTTCAAGAAGCCAACGAGATTATGGCTACTTACAAAATCTCTGGTTTACCTGTTGTAGATAATGATGGAAAACTAATTGGAATTTTAACCAATAGAGATTTAAAATATTTTGAAGATTTTCAAGCAAAAGTAGATGTTATTATGACAAAGGAAAATTTAATTACAGGTAATCCCTCAACTACTTTAGAACAAGCAAAAGCAGTTCTATTAAAAAATAGAATTGAAAAATTGCCAATTGTTGATGCAAATAATACATTAGTTGGTTTAATTACAACAAAAGATATTGATAAAGCAATTGATCATCCAAATGCATGTAAAGATGAAAAGGGAAGATTAAGAGTTGGTGCAGCTGTTGGAGTTGGTGAAGACTATATGCATAGAGTTGATGAACTTGTAAAAGCCCAAGCAGATGTTATAGTAATTGATTCAGCACACGGTCACAGTAAAGGAATTATTGATGTAATTAAAGCAATTAGAACTAAGTATAAAGATTTAGAAATAATTGCAGGAAATGTTTGTACTGCCCAAGGTGCAGAAGCACTTTATAAAGCAGGAGCAAATGGAATAAAAGTTGGAGTTGGTCCTGGAAGTATTTGTACAACAAGAGTTGTAGCAGGAGTTGGAGTTCCCCAAATAACTGCAATTAATGATGTTTTTAATTGAGCAAAAGATAAAGATATAACAATTATTGCTGATGGAGGAGTAAAATACTCAGGAGACATTGTAAAAGCACTTGCAGCAGGTGCACATAGTGTTATGATGGGAAGTATTTTTGCAGGAACTGAAGAATCACCAGGAGAAGAAATTATTGCCAATGGTAAAAAATACAAAACTTATGTTGGTATGGGTTCACTTGTCGCTATGAAAAGAGGAAGTAGTGATCGATATTTCCAAAAAGGAGCAAAAAAATTAGTACCCGAAGGTATTGAAGCAAGAGTACCTTTTAAAGGAAAAATGAGAGAAGTGGTTTTCCAATTAATGGGTGGTTTAAAAAGTGGAATGGGTTACACTGGAAGCAAAGGTATTGAAGAACTTCGTTTAGAAACTAAATTTGTTAAAATTACAAATGCTAGTTTAAAAGAGAGTCACCCTCATGATGTGGAACTTACAAAAGAAGCTCCAAACTATAATAAGTAA
- the guaA gene encoding glutamine-hydrolyzing GMP synthase produces the protein MLNTQILILDFGSQYTQLLARRVRNLNVYAEVIPFDKTKADLEKYHNLKAIILSGGPNSVYLNEAYKIDKEIFNLGVPILGVCYGMQLITEMFGGKVELADSQEFGKAKLYIDDVKSLLFKKVSQNSQVWMSHADHLTKMPEGFKQIAHSDSSVAGISNEKLKVYGIQFHAEVTHSEQGIQMLKNFIFDISKCKADWEMKEFIENKIKSIKEIVGKEQVILGLSGGVDSSVAAALISKAIGKQLKCILVDTGLLRKDEAKKVMDLYNKEFEMDIKLVDASNEFYKALKGQVDPEDKRKTIGKKFIEVFSEQARQMQGAKFLAQGTIYPDVIESSSNGHVSKTIKSHHNVGGLPDDLKFELLEPLRELFKDEVRAVGKELGIPDLMINRHPFPGPGLGVRVIGEVTKEKCEILKEADDIFINNLIEANLYNEVSQAFVTLLPVKTVGVMGDNRTYDYVVALRSVNTIDFMTASSTHLPWEFLDKVVNEIINKVDGVNRVVYDITSKPPGTIEWE, from the coding sequence ATGTTAAATACGCAAATACTTATTTTAGATTTTGGAAGTCAATATACTCAATTACTAGCAAGAAGAGTTAGAAATTTAAATGTTTATGCTGAAGTAATTCCTTTTGATAAAACAAAAGCCGATTTAGAAAAATATCATAATTTAAAAGCAATTATACTTTCTGGTGGTCCCAATAGTGTATATCTGAATGAAGCTTATAAAATTGATAAGGAAATATTTAATCTTGGGGTTCCAATATTGGGTGTTTGCTATGGAATGCAATTAATTACAGAAATGTTTGGTGGAAAAGTTGAGCTAGCTGATTCACAAGAATTTGGTAAAGCTAAATTATATATTGACGATGTCAAAAGTTTATTGTTTAAAAAAGTTAGTCAAAATTCACAAGTATGAATGAGTCACGCAGATCACTTAACAAAAATGCCTGAAGGCTTTAAACAAATTGCTCATTCTGATTCATCAGTTGCGGGGATTTCAAATGAAAAATTAAAAGTTTATGGGATTCAATTTCACGCAGAAGTGACTCACTCTGAACAAGGAATTCAAATGTTAAAAAACTTTATTTTTGATATTTCAAAATGTAAAGCTGATTGAGAAATGAAAGAATTTATTGAAAATAAAATAAAATCAATAAAAGAAATTGTTGGAAAAGAGCAAGTTATTTTAGGTTTATCTGGAGGAGTTGACTCTTCAGTGGCAGCTGCATTAATCTCTAAAGCAATTGGAAAGCAATTAAAATGTATTTTAGTTGATACTGGTTTGTTAAGAAAAGATGAAGCAAAAAAAGTAATGGATTTATATAATAAAGAATTTGAAATGGATATTAAGTTAGTTGATGCTAGCAATGAATTTTATAAAGCATTAAAGGGTCAAGTTGACCCAGAAGATAAAAGAAAAACTATTGGTAAAAAATTTATTGAAGTGTTTAGTGAACAGGCAAGACAAATGCAAGGAGCAAAATTTCTTGCTCAAGGAACAATTTACCCAGACGTAATTGAGTCATCAAGCAATGGCCATGTTTCAAAAACTATTAAATCACATCATAATGTGGGAGGACTGCCAGATGACTTAAAATTTGAATTATTAGAACCACTAAGAGAATTATTCAAAGATGAAGTTAGAGCAGTTGGAAAAGAATTGGGAATTCCTGACCTTATGATTAATCGTCATCCCTTTCCTGGACCTGGTCTTGGAGTTAGAGTTATTGGAGAAGTTACAAAAGAAAAATGTGAAATCTTAAAAGAGGCTGATGATATTTTTATTAATAACTTAATTGAAGCAAATTTATATAATGAAGTATCTCAAGCTTTTGTAACATTATTGCCAGTAAAAACGGTTGGTGTAATGGGTGATAATAGAACTTATGATTATGTAGTTGCTTTAAGAAGTGTTAATACAATTGACTTTATGACAGCTTCTAGTACACATTTACCTTGGGAATTTTTAGATAAAGTTGTTAATGAAATTATTAATAAAGTTGATGGAGTTAATCGAGTTGTTTATGATATAACTTCAAAACCACCTGGAACAATAGAATGAGAGTAG
- the lpdA gene encoding dihydrolipoyl dehydrogenase produces the protein MFKVKFADIGEGLTEGTVTEVLVKVGDQVKMGDALFNVETDKVTSDIYAPVDGKVATILIAANQEIKVGQVVVEIDDGKGDAPKEATKAKSEPVEENASVVGATPVSNDLLSRGRARTVPPKRSAVETIVNAVNNVNMSGLTQGKGGPLKPAPKFNSTKPENHYEVIVIGAGVGGYVAAIKCAQLGLKTLIIEKGNYGGVCLNIGCIPTKTLLKSAYLYEQITKRADKYGIKVDLTGVKADWKAIQARKDDVVNKLTTGVKGLLKKNKVTAIEGSAKAIDKNTVSVNGKKYTCDNLIVATGSVPNHFNLPGAKEAIESGWLIDSTGALALPKIPKELVIIGGGVIGIEFACVYKRLGTKVTVLQFLPTILEMLDSDVSKEMTKELLSRGNLEIIYGVNTKSFGKKEVVYEKDGKEYKIKADYCLQSVGRKVVTEGFEKIGLEMNERGHINVNEYCETNIDGVYSIGDVTGKMMLAHVASHQGIIAANRIAKRLGNEHAEDLTMNFDRVPSCIYTYPEVACVGKTEDELKKSGTDYKVYKFPFAAIGKALADGNTGGFVKLICEPKYKQVLGCHIISNTATDMISEITTVMESEATISEIARAIHPHPSLSEAIGEAAEALESGKPINF, from the coding sequence ATGTTTAAAGTAAAATTCGCAGATATTGGAGAAGGTTTAACAGAAGGTACAGTTACTGAAGTTCTTGTAAAAGTTGGAGATCAAGTTAAAATGGGAGATGCTCTTTTTAATGTTGAAACTGATAAAGTAACTTCAGATATTTATGCACCAGTTGATGGTAAAGTTGCAACAATCTTAATTGCTGCAAATCAAGAAATTAAAGTTGGACAAGTTGTTGTTGAAATTGATGATGGTAAAGGTGATGCTCCAAAAGAAGCAACAAAAGCAAAATCAGAACCAGTTGAAGAAAATGCATCAGTTGTTGGTGCAACACCAGTTTCAAATGATCTTCTTTCAAGAGGGAGAGCAAGAACGGTTCCACCAAAAAGATCAGCTGTAGAAACTATTGTAAATGCTGTAAATAATGTTAATATGTCAGGATTAACTCAAGGCAAAGGTGGACCTTTAAAACCTGCTCCTAAATTTAATTCAACAAAACCAGAAAATCACTATGAAGTAATAGTAATTGGAGCTGGAGTTGGAGGTTATGTTGCAGCAATTAAATGTGCTCAACTAGGATTAAAAACATTAATTATTGAAAAAGGTAATTATGGTGGAGTTTGTTTAAATATTGGTTGTATACCAACTAAGACATTATTAAAATCAGCATATTTATATGAGCAAATTACAAAACGTGCTGATAAGTATGGAATTAAAGTTGATTTGACTGGAGTTAAAGCTGACTGAAAAGCAATTCAAGCTAGAAAAGATGATGTTGTTAATAAATTAACAACTGGAGTTAAAGGTCTTTTGAAAAAAAATAAAGTTACAGCTATTGAAGGTTCAGCTAAAGCAATTGATAAAAATACTGTAAGTGTAAATGGTAAAAAATATACTTGTGATAATTTAATTGTTGCAACTGGAAGTGTACCAAATCACTTTAATTTACCAGGAGCAAAAGAAGCAATTGAATCAGGTTGATTAATTGATTCAACAGGAGCATTAGCACTTCCTAAAATTCCAAAAGAATTAGTTATTATTGGTGGAGGAGTTATTGGGATTGAATTTGCTTGTGTTTACAAAAGATTGGGAACAAAAGTTACAGTATTACAATTCTTACCAACAATATTAGAAATGTTAGACAGTGATGTTTCAAAAGAAATGACAAAAGAATTATTATCTAGAGGAAACTTAGAAATAATTTATGGAGTTAATACAAAATCTTTTGGTAAAAAAGAAGTTGTTTATGAAAAAGATGGTAAAGAATATAAAATTAAAGCAGATTATTGTTTACAATCAGTGGGGCGTAAAGTTGTAACAGAAGGTTTTGAAAAAATAGGTTTAGAAATGAACGAAAGAGGCCACATTAATGTTAATGAATATTGTGAAACAAACATTGATGGAGTTTATTCAATTGGAGATGTTACAGGAAAAATGATGTTAGCTCATGTGGCTTCTCATCAAGGTATTATTGCAGCAAATAGAATTGCAAAAAGATTAGGCAACGAACATGCTGAAGATTTAACTATGAACTTTGATAGAGTTCCAAGTTGTATTTATACTTATCCAGAAGTAGCTTGTGTTGGTAAAACAGAAGATGAATTAAAAAAATCTGGAACAGACTACAAAGTTTATAAATTCCCATTTGCAGCTATTGGTAAAGCACTTGCTGATGGTAATACAGGAGGGTTTGTTAAATTAATTTGTGAACCTAAATATAAACAAGTTTTAGGATGTCATATTATTTCAAATACAGCAACAGATATGATTTCAGAAATTACAACTGTTATGGAATCTGAAGCTACAATTAGTGAAATTGCAAGAGCTATTCATCCTCACCCATCATTGAGTGAAGCTATTGGTGAAGCAGCTGAAGCATTAGAATCAGGAAAACCAATTAACTTTTAA